A segment of the Streptomyces pactum genome:
GACCCGGACCTCGGAGCCGTCCTCCTCGACGATGTGCAGGGCGGTGCGCTCGTTGCCGTCGGCGAGGGCGTCGAACCAGTCCAGCGCCCAGTTGAAGTACTCGGGCCGGGGCCACCGGAACCCCTCGTAGGCGGCGGTGTAGTCCTCGCGGTGTTCCAGCAGGAAGTCCCGTGCGCTGCGGAACAGCTCCGTGGCCGTCGTCATCTGTCCTCCTCGGTGCCGGACCTTGCCGGGCGGCTGGGTGCCATCGTCTAATCCGTGATGCGGGTCTCACTACCCCCGAACGGGGGTGTGCGCCCCGGACGGGTGCGAGGGAGGACGGAACCAGTGGCGGTGGACGCGGCCGACATGGCGGAGATCCGCAGCGCGCTGACGCGGCTGCGGCGCACGACCGGGCTGCCGGTCGCCTTCGGCGGCCTGATGGAGACCGGCCGGCGGCGGGTGCGCATCAGCGCGCTCAGCGGCACCGCCACGGCCGCGCTGAGCTCCCTCGCCGTGACCTCGGGCAACGGCCTGGGCGGCAAGGCGGTGGAGCTCACCCGGCCGTGCGCCGTGACGGACTACTCCGCGTCCCGGCGGATCAGCCACGAGTACGACCTCCCCGTCGCCGCCGAGGGCCTGCGCTCGGTGCTGGCGGTGCCGGTGGTCGTACGGCGCCGGGTGCGCGGCGTGCTGTACGGCGCGCTGCGCACGGCCCAGCCGCTGGGCGACCGCACGCTGAGGGCGGCGGTGGCGGCGGCGCGGGACGTGGAACAGGCGCTGGTGCTGCGGGACGAGGCGGGCGAACTGCTGGCGGCGGCCCGGCCGGAGCCGGCGCACGACCCGGCGGGCCCGGCGGCCTGGGAACAGGTGCGGGAGGCGCACACGGCGCTGCGGGCACTGGCGCCCAGGATCGCGGACCCGGCACTGCGGGACGAACTGCTGCGCGCGTGCGGCCTGCTCGCCGCGGGAAGCGGACCCGCGCGGGAGGCCCGCCCGGCTCCGCGCGAGGTGGACGTGCTGGCCTGCGTCGCCGCGGGGGCGACCAACGCGGCGGCCGCGCGACGGCTCGGCGTACGGCCGGAAACCGTCAAGAGCTACCTGCGCTCGGCCATGCGCAAGCTCGGCGCGCGCACCCGCGGAGAGGCGGTCGTCATGGCACGCCGGGCGGGGTGGCTGCCGTAGGCCCGTGCGCGCGGCGGGGGCCACTTTTCGCGGGCTTTTGTGTATTCGGATCCGGTGTTTGTTGTTCGGCTCACCTTCTCGTCCCACCGTAATTCAATGGACCAATGCCTAATATTGGCCGGGACACGACATCGGAGGGGAGCGGTCACCGTGCGACGGGACTTCGCGGAGTCTGCCGGGTGCCGTTCCGACCTGCTCATCGGGCGGGAGGAGGCGTTCGGCGCGGCACGGGAGCAGCTCGCCAGAGGGGGGAGCGTGCTGCTGCACGGGCCCGCCGGAATCGGAAAGTCGACCGTCCTGCGGACCCTGGCCGCGGAATACGCCGGCACGGCTCACACCGTCTTGCGCTGCTCGGCCACCGAGTCCGAATCACATCTTCCCTTCCTGGCCCTCGCCGACCTCCTGGGCCTGGTCCTGGGCGACGTGTCGGACGCACTGCCCGCCGCCCAGCGCACCGCACTGGAATCGGCGCTCACCGGCCGGGAGTCCACGCTCCAGCGCGACGGCCTCGCGCTGCGCCTCGCCGTGCTCTCCGCGCTGCGCGCGCTCGCCGCCGACGGCCCCGTCCTCGTGGTCGCCGACGATCTGCAGTGGCTCGATCCGGCCAGCGCCGAACTCCTCGGCTTCGCCGCCCGCCGCCTGGGCGACACCCCGGTACGGCTGCTGTGCGCGGTGCGGACGGAGGGACCGGAGACCGAGGGCGCGGAGTACGACCGCCACCTGCGCGCCTCCCCGCCGGACACCCGCGCGGTCCGCCTGGGACCGCTGACCCGCGCCCAGGTGTCGACGCTGCTCGACGAACGCGGCTACTCGGGTCTGCCCCGGTCCACGGTCCGCGACATCCACCGCACCAGCGGCGGCAACCCGCTCTTCGCACTGGAGCTGGGCCGGGCACTCGCCGAGAGCCCCACCCCGCCGCGGCCGGGCGAGCCGCTGCCGGTGCCGACCTCGCTGCGCGCCCTGGTCCTGTCCCGGCTGGAGATGCTGTCGGACGAGGCACGCCGCACCCTCCTGGTCGCGAGCGCCGGCGCCCGCCCGACCCCGGCCCTGCTGCACGCGGCCGGCCGGGACAACGCCGAGGCCGAGACCGCCCAGGCGGCGACGCTCGGGCTGCTGGCGACCGCCCAGGAGGGTCCGACCGTACGGTTCGCGCATCCGCTGATCTCGGCCGCGCTGTACGCCGAGGCACCGGCGCCGGAGCGGCGGGCGGCGCACGCCGCGCTGTCCACGGCGGCCTCGGACCCGATCGAGCGCGCCCGGCACCTTGCCCTGGCCACCACCGGCACCGACCCGGAGGTGGCGGCCCGGCTGGCCGAGGCCGCCGCGCTGTCCCGGGACCGGGGAGCGCCCTCGGTGGCCGCGTCGCTGGGGCTGCTCGCGGCCCGGCACACCCCGGCGGACGGCGCACCGGGGCCGGACGAGCGCCGGCTGACGGCCGCGGACGACGCGATCACCGCCGGCGAGCCGGACCTGGCCCGGGACATCGCCCGCGAGGTGCTGACCCGCGCCGGCGCGCCCGGTGAGCGGGTACGCGCCTGGATGGTGGTGATCGAGGCCGCCGGGCAGGCCATCGGCGAGGTCGACGCCGTCTTCCCGCAGGCGCTGGCCGACGCGGGCGACGACCCGCGGCTGCTCGCCCTGGTCCACTACCAGTTGGCCTGGCGCTCCCTGGTGGTGCAGGGCGACTTCGCGCAGGGCAGGGAGGACGCCGCGCACGCGGCCCGGCTGGCGGCGCGGGCCGGGGACCGGCGCACCGAGCTGCTCGCGCTCGCCTTCCAGGCGCAGGCGGAGACGCTGATGGGGCATCCGGCCGCCCCGGCGACCATCCGGCGGGCACTGGAGGAGCCGCAGGACCCGCGGGTGGCCTGCCATCACAACGGGGCCGGCTCCTCTCGGTTCCGGTGGCTGGTGATGAGCGACCGGCTGGTGGAGGCGCGGACCACCGTCACGGCGCTGCTGCGCGAGGTGCGCCGGCGCGGCATGGCCGAGAGCGAGGTCCACTACCTGCGTTTCCTCGCCGAGACCGAACTGCACTCCGGGCACTGCGGCCGGGCCCTGGAACTGTCCCGGGAGAGCCTGACACTGGCCCGGGACGCGGGCATCGGCGAGGGCGCCGGCGCGATGCAGGCCGCGCTCGCCGAGGCCGCCGGCGGTGACGTCGAACGGGCGCTGGCGCTGGCCCGGGAGGCGGTGCGGCGGGCCGAGGAGGACGGCGACGCCGTGTACCTGTCGCGGGCGCTGGCCGCGCTCGGCCACGCGAGCCTGGTGGCGGGCGACGCCGGCGCGGCCGTGCGGGCGCTGCGCCGGGTGCGGGAGCTGGAGGCCGGCGCCGGCATCACCGACCCGGCGCGCGGCCGGTGGCAGGGCGACCTCGCCGAGGCGCTGGTGCGTACCGGGGAGCCGGCCGAGGCCCAGGACGTCATCGAGGTCACGCGCGCGCACGCCCTGCGGCTCGGGCGGGAGAGCGTGCTCGCCGTGCTGGACCGGGCCGAGGCGCAGGTGCGGGCGGCGCGGGGTGAGCACCGGGCCGCGGTCACCCGGCTGACGTCGGCGCGGGAGCGGCTCGCCGGGCTGGGCTACGGCCTGGAGGAGGCGCGGGCGGCGTTCGCGCTGGCGGCACTGCACGCCGGCCGGCCGGGGCGGGCGCCGGGTCCCGCGTCGTACGACGAGGCGGCTCGGTTGTTCCGGCGCTGCCGGGCGCTGCCCTGGCTGCGGCAGGTGGAGGCGGCGGTCGCGGCGCAGGCGGCCGGACCGCCCCCGGCGCCACCCGTCGTGCCGGACGGTCTGGCGGGGCTCGCCTCGATGGAGCGTCAGGTCGCCGCACTCGTCATGGAGGGCGCGACCAACCGGGAGATCGCCGCCCGCCTGTTCGTCAGCGTCAAGACCGTCGAGGCGACCCTGACCCGGGTCTACCGCAAACTCGGGATCCGTTCCCGGGTCGACATCGTCCGACTGGCGGCGGGCCGGCGGACCGACTGAGACGGCAGGGAGACCGGCACGGGAAACAGCACGGGGAACGGCACGGGAAACAGCACGGGGAACGGCACGGGAAACGGCAGGGTTTACCGGCGGTAAACCGAGGGTTTTCCCTGCCCGACTCCCCTAGGGGCTTCCCTCATTGGGCGGTCCGCACCGCCGGTTCTAGCGTGAGCACGTGCCGCTCGCCCGGGCATACGGGGGTCTGTCCCGAGACCCCCGTGCAACCCCCCACGCCCGTGCGACCCCCCACCGGCAACCCCTTGAGGAGACTCATGTTCGGGCTCACCCGTGCCAGATCGGCCGCCGCCGCCCTGGCCACCGCCGGCGCCGCCGTCACCGCGCGGCTCGCCGCCCCCTCCGCCGTCGCCGCGCCGCAGCCCATCGTAGCCCCGTGCCGGGGGCCCTCCTGATCTCCTGAGTACCCCTCAGGTGAGAGACCGGGGGGCGTTGCGAGCCTCCACGAGCGGCCCGCAACGCCCCCTTTCCACGTCAGCCGCGTACCGTCCCGAAGCGGACGCCGTACGCGGCGTCCGGGTGCATCGTCGCCAGCATCCGCTCCCCCTCGGCCACCACCTCGTCGCGGCTCGTTCCCGTGAGGCGGTCGAAGGGCTCGACGACGAGCGCGTCGTCGGCCGGCTTCCACAGCCCGGCCACGAAGCCGTCGACGAGCAGGACGCGGTAGGCCTGGTTCTTCTTCCAGGTGCGGCCCTTGTACGCGGGCGGGACGACGCGAGCGCGGTCGGCGTGGGAGAGGAGCAGGTTGTCGAACTCGGGCAGGAAGCGCGGCGGGGCCGGCGTGTCCGGGTCGGGGCGGGGCGCGTCCGGGAGGTCGAACAGCTCGGTACCGTCCACGCTCCGGAAGGTGACGAGCCGGGGGCGGAGCCGTTCGAAGGCGTCCCGCAGGCGGGTCAGACCCGCCCAGGTCTGCATGTCCTTCACGGAGGCGGGACCGAA
Coding sequences within it:
- a CDS encoding helix-turn-helix domain-containing protein; its protein translation is MAVDAADMAEIRSALTRLRRTTGLPVAFGGLMETGRRRVRISALSGTATAALSSLAVTSGNGLGGKAVELTRPCAVTDYSASRRISHEYDLPVAAEGLRSVLAVPVVVRRRVRGVLYGALRTAQPLGDRTLRAAVAAARDVEQALVLRDEAGELLAAARPEPAHDPAGPAAWEQVREAHTALRALAPRIADPALRDELLRACGLLAAGSGPAREARPAPREVDVLACVAAGATNAAAARRLGVRPETVKSYLRSAMRKLGARTRGEAVVMARRAGWLP
- a CDS encoding helix-turn-helix transcriptional regulator produces the protein MDQCLILAGTRHRRGAVTVRRDFAESAGCRSDLLIGREEAFGAAREQLARGGSVLLHGPAGIGKSTVLRTLAAEYAGTAHTVLRCSATESESHLPFLALADLLGLVLGDVSDALPAAQRTALESALTGRESTLQRDGLALRLAVLSALRALAADGPVLVVADDLQWLDPASAELLGFAARRLGDTPVRLLCAVRTEGPETEGAEYDRHLRASPPDTRAVRLGPLTRAQVSTLLDERGYSGLPRSTVRDIHRTSGGNPLFALELGRALAESPTPPRPGEPLPVPTSLRALVLSRLEMLSDEARRTLLVASAGARPTPALLHAAGRDNAEAETAQAATLGLLATAQEGPTVRFAHPLISAALYAEAPAPERRAAHAALSTAASDPIERARHLALATTGTDPEVAARLAEAAALSRDRGAPSVAASLGLLAARHTPADGAPGPDERRLTAADDAITAGEPDLARDIAREVLTRAGAPGERVRAWMVVIEAAGQAIGEVDAVFPQALADAGDDPRLLALVHYQLAWRSLVVQGDFAQGREDAAHAARLAARAGDRRTELLALAFQAQAETLMGHPAAPATIRRALEEPQDPRVACHHNGAGSSRFRWLVMSDRLVEARTTVTALLREVRRRGMAESEVHYLRFLAETELHSGHCGRALELSRESLTLARDAGIGEGAGAMQAALAEAAGGDVERALALAREAVRRAEEDGDAVYLSRALAALGHASLVAGDAGAAVRALRRVRELEAGAGITDPARGRWQGDLAEALVRTGEPAEAQDVIEVTRAHALRLGRESVLAVLDRAEAQVRAARGEHRAAVTRLTSARERLAGLGYGLEEARAAFALAALHAGRPGRAPGPASYDEAARLFRRCRALPWLRQVEAAVAAQAAGPPPAPPVVPDGLAGLASMERQVAALVMEGATNREIAARLFVSVKTVEATLTRVYRKLGIRSRVDIVRLAAGRRTD